Proteins from one Rhodoflexus caldus genomic window:
- a CDS encoding M1 family metallopeptidase has product MMMMSIQPVRLSLAGLVAVFFIYACQPKITQPGNTVKAEQVVSDGGDPDAAFEDSLMKVWSRSAGVWAPTRWKYNPERTRHFKLKHTKLEVSFNWQKQHLNGIATLTMQPYFFPQDSVILDAKGFDLHEIQLTGKINQPLGYSYDGNQIRIGLNKTYTRNEELTLRIRYTAKPNELQTQGSAAITDRRGLYFINPTGEEPNKPQQIWTQGETEASSCWFPTFDAPNVKTTQEIFITVDSAFVSLSNGRLISSKINKDGTRTDHWKHDKPHAPYLFMMAIGKYAVIKDKWRDKEVSYYVEPEYAPYARAIFGRTPEMMEFFSNLLDYPYPWDKYSQVVVRDFVSGAMENTSASVFMEQLQVDNRYLLDDNWDNIIAHELFHHWFGDLVTCESWANLPLNESFATYSEYLWQQHKYGQDAADEFWQNEWEQYLNESYTKREPLIRYYYREKEDMFDSHSYAKGGLILNMLRHILGDDAFFASLRLYLKKHQYGKAEIHDLRLAFEEVTGMDLNWFYDQWFMNPGHPELEVKHAYADGFLTVEVKQVHDTTYTPAVYRLPMMLDYWANGRKIRQKIEINQREQSFRFAVAQKPDAVLLDGETQLVGIIRHEKTVDEWMYQLKNADRMLARRKALDELQLMTNEAPGEDDDAAEAKLAAANEVLLAAVRQGLNDRTWQIRQMAVQVLESQEKLEESLIDKVQNMALNDEHSLVRASAVNALSGKINPSFFTNTMKDSSYTVLVNSLYAYANSGGEDAVSYVEQFEGVQNFLVVKTLAEFYSYFKVLGKYDWFVKTMARRNGYELNYMFNYFGSYLSEQPESVQLEGAKVLADYARRHSNYETRISAYGALVFIDEVPGVKALMEDVRKAEKDNRVLDYYRYMFNKNE; this is encoded by the coding sequence ATGATGATGATGAGTATTCAACCTGTAAGGTTAAGTTTGGCAGGACTTGTAGCGGTGTTTTTCATCTATGCCTGCCAACCTAAAATCACACAACCGGGAAACACAGTCAAGGCAGAGCAAGTAGTCAGCGATGGGGGCGACCCCGATGCAGCTTTCGAGGACAGCCTGATGAAGGTGTGGTCGCGCTCGGCAGGGGTATGGGCGCCTACGCGCTGGAAGTATAATCCCGAGCGCACACGGCATTTTAAGTTGAAGCATACCAAGTTGGAGGTTTCTTTTAATTGGCAAAAGCAACATCTCAACGGAATAGCCACGCTTACCATGCAGCCGTATTTCTTCCCGCAGGACAGCGTCATTCTGGATGCCAAAGGTTTTGACCTCCACGAAATCCAACTGACGGGCAAAATCAACCAACCACTGGGCTATTCTTACGACGGCAACCAAATTCGCATCGGGTTGAACAAAACCTACACCCGCAACGAGGAACTGACACTACGCATCCGATACACTGCCAAACCCAACGAGCTGCAAACACAAGGCAGCGCTGCCATTACCGACCGCCGCGGACTGTATTTCATTAACCCCACAGGCGAAGAGCCCAATAAGCCGCAGCAAATCTGGACACAAGGCGAAACAGAAGCCAGTTCGTGCTGGTTCCCGACCTTTGACGCACCTAACGTAAAAACTACGCAGGAAATCTTCATCACGGTAGATTCGGCCTTTGTCAGCCTGAGCAACGGCCGCCTGATAAGTTCCAAAATCAACAAAGACGGTACGCGTACCGACCACTGGAAACATGATAAGCCTCATGCGCCTTATCTGTTTATGATGGCCATTGGCAAATATGCCGTTATTAAAGACAAGTGGCGCGATAAAGAAGTGAGCTACTATGTTGAACCTGAATATGCGCCTTATGCACGTGCCATTTTTGGTCGCACGCCCGAAATGATGGAATTTTTCTCCAACCTGCTGGACTATCCGTATCCATGGGATAAATACTCGCAGGTAGTTGTGCGCGACTTTGTTTCGGGAGCGATGGAAAATACTTCTGCTTCGGTGTTTATGGAGCAGTTACAGGTGGACAACCGCTACCTGTTAGACGACAACTGGGACAATATCATCGCTCACGAGCTTTTTCATCACTGGTTTGGCGATTTAGTAACCTGCGAAAGCTGGGCAAACCTGCCGCTCAACGAATCTTTTGCTACTTACAGCGAATACCTTTGGCAACAACACAAATACGGGCAGGATGCCGCCGATGAATTTTGGCAAAATGAGTGGGAACAATACCTCAACGAGTCTTATACCAAACGCGAGCCGCTGATTCGCTACTACTACCGCGAAAAAGAAGACATGTTTGACAGCCATTCTTATGCCAAAGGTGGTCTGATTCTCAACATGTTGCGCCATATTTTGGGTGATGATGCTTTCTTTGCTTCGCTGCGCCTCTATCTGAAAAAACACCAGTACGGCAAAGCCGAAATCCACGACCTGCGTCTGGCTTTTGAAGAGGTTACGGGCATGGATTTGAACTGGTTCTACGACCAGTGGTTCATGAACCCCGGACATCCCGAATTAGAGGTGAAACATGCTTATGCCGACGGTTTCCTGACCGTTGAGGTGAAACAGGTGCACGATACAACCTACACACCTGCGGTTTATCGCCTGCCTATGATGCTGGATTATTGGGCAAACGGCCGAAAAATCAGACAAAAGATAGAAATCAACCAGCGCGAACAGAGTTTTCGCTTTGCTGTTGCCCAAAAGCCCGATGCGGTATTGCTGGATGGCGAAACCCAATTGGTAGGTATCATCCGCCACGAAAAAACAGTTGATGAGTGGATGTATCAATTGAAAAATGCCGACCGTATGCTGGCGCGCCGCAAGGCATTGGACGAGCTGCAACTAATGACAAACGAGGCTCCGGGTGAGGATGATGATGCGGCCGAAGCCAAGTTGGCCGCTGCTAACGAAGTTTTACTGGCTGCTGTCCGCCAAGGATTGAATGACCGCACTTGGCAGATTCGTCAAATGGCCGTGCAAGTATTGGAAAGTCAGGAAAAATTAGAAGAAAGCCTGATTGACAAAGTCCAAAACATGGCGCTCAACGATGAACACTCGCTGGTGCGCGCCTCTGCCGTCAATGCACTTTCAGGCAAAATAAATCCTTCTTTCTTTACCAATACGATGAAAGACAGTTCCTACACTGTATTGGTTAATTCGCTGTATGCCTACGCCAACTCAGGCGGAGAGGATGCCGTGAGCTATGTAGAACAATTTGAGGGCGTACAGAACTTTTTGGTAGTCAAAACCTTGGCAGAGTTTTACAGCTACTTCAAAGTACTGGGTAAATACGACTGGTTCGTTAAAACGATGGCACGCCGCAACGGCTATGAGTTGAACTACATGTTCAACTATTTTGGCAGCTACCTGTCCGAACAGCCCGAAAGCGTGCAGTTAGAAGGCGCAAAGGTGCTGGCAGACTACGCACGCCGCCACAGCAACTACGAAACCCGCATTTCTGCCTATGGTGCATTGGTATTTATTGACGAAGTGCCGGGTGTGAAAGCGTTGATGGAAGACGTGCGCAAGGCAGAAAAAGACAACCGCGTATTGGATTACTACCGCTACATGTTCAACAAAAATGAGTAA
- the rfbD gene encoding dTDP-4-dehydrorhamnose reductase gives MSKPVLLITGAKGQLGCTLRQIAPDYPAFDFVFTDVDELDITRAESITASFEQYRPNWCINAAAYTAVDKAETERQAAYAINAEAVRLLANACRTYNTAMLHISTDFVFGGSRSVPLTEADDAEPLNYYGESKRQGEILLQQSGIPYVIIRTSWLYSPYRGNFVKTMLRLGRERDTLNVIDDQIGTPTFAEDLAHAIMTVVRHDHHARPAYGLYHYSNEGAASWYDFAHAVFDIAHVQVALHPIPTSAYPTPARRPHYSLMNKAKIKQTFGLYIPHWRDSLRRCLLLINE, from the coding sequence ATGAGTAAGCCTGTTTTGCTGATAACGGGCGCTAAAGGGCAGTTGGGCTGTACCCTCCGCCAAATAGCGCCTGATTATCCCGCATTTGATTTTGTTTTTACCGATGTTGATGAATTAGATATCACTCGTGCTGAAAGCATTACTGCATCTTTTGAGCAATACCGCCCGAATTGGTGCATCAACGCCGCCGCCTATACGGCAGTGGATAAAGCAGAAACCGAGCGCCAAGCTGCTTATGCCATTAACGCAGAGGCAGTGCGGCTGTTGGCCAATGCGTGCAGAACTTACAATACTGCCATGCTGCATATTTCCACCGACTTTGTGTTTGGTGGCAGTCGGTCGGTGCCACTGACGGAAGCAGACGATGCCGAACCGCTGAACTACTACGGCGAAAGTAAGCGACAGGGAGAAATCCTGTTGCAGCAGTCGGGTATTCCGTATGTCATTATACGCACCTCATGGCTCTACTCGCCTTACAGGGGGAATTTTGTGAAAACGATGTTGCGCTTAGGCAGAGAACGCGACACACTCAACGTCATTGATGACCAGATAGGTACACCAACCTTTGCCGAAGACCTCGCACATGCAATAATGACAGTTGTACGGCACGACCATCACGCACGGCCTGCATATGGTTTATATCATTACAGCAACGAAGGCGCTGCTTCTTGGTATGATTTTGCACACGCTGTTTTTGACATTGCCCATGTACAGGTAGCGCTGCACCCCATCCCGACAAGTGCGTACCCGACACCTGCTCGCCGCCCGCACTATAGCCTGATGAATAAAGCCAAAATCAAGCAAACATTCGGCCTCTACATCCCCCATTGGCGCGACAGTCTGAGAAGATGTTTGTTGCTGATAAATGAGTGA